GTCGGGGCCGCCTACGCGGTCCAGGCGCTCCCGTTCCCGGTGGTGATCACCACGCCGGTCACCTTCGGGAGCTGGACCCAGACCTTCTCCACCACCCGCACGATCCCTGAGGGCATCCAGGTCCTGGCCTTCGGCCTGAGCCAGCCCACAGTGCTCCTCAACCAGACGGCTGTCCAGGATAATCCCAACAACCCGTGCACGGCCAGCTGGGTGATCTCGCAGACCATCAGCAACGGCGGGCTGCTGGAGGTGACCACCGCCAGCGGGGTGGCTGGACTCGACATCGACCTGTATGTCTACAAGGACGATGGCGACGGGGTTTTCGAGTGCGGCACCCAGGACGCCCTGGTGGCTTCTTCCACTACGCCCACGGCGTTCGAGCGGGTCCGCCTGACCCGGCCGCCGGACGGCCGCTACTGGATCACGGTCCACGGCTGGAACGTGCCCGGCGGAAGCCAGCCTTTCAACATCACCATCAACGCGATCCAGGGCACGGATCTCATCGTCAGCGGTGTGCCGTCCGGGCCGATCGCCGCAGGCAGCCCGGTGTCCTTCCAGGTGAAGTTCTCAAAACCTGTCACTCCGCCGGCCACTTATTACGGCCTGCTCTTCATCGGCCCGGCCCCCGCTCCCACGGCGTTGCAGGTTCCGGTCATCGTCCACTTCGTTCCCACCGCGGCGACCATCTATCTGCCGCTGGTGATGAAGAACACCGGGCCATAATCCGGGCCTTTCTCCATCCGCGACCAGGCGGCGCACCCCAAAGGGTGCGCCGCCTGCATTTCGGAAGATCGCCACACGAGACCTCTGGGATGGAAGCGACTCCCCCATCCTGCATCTTACCGGCGAAGAACCCCCACCCCCTTGACAAATTCTTCCCTTTTGAATAAAATGGGGGTGAAAACGTTTTCCCGAACATGTTCACAGGTATAATATATCAAAACAAAATAAACCTCCTGTTATTTTTCATTAAATGAATATTTTGTTGAATAATATCGACATTAATTTTATTTCGTTTAAAATGTCTCGGCCGACTTTGAAAGCGATTGCAAAACGAGCGGGGGTTTCGGTCGCGACGGTATCGCGGGCGCTGAGTGGACGGGGACGGGTGGAGGAGGCGACCCGGGAGCGGATCCTGCGGATCGCGGAGGAGCTGGGGTATGCCCCGGATATGGCGGCCCGTAGCCTGGTGCTGCGCCGCACGGAAAACATCGGCTTCCTCATCCATGCCCTCCAATCCCTTTCCCCTCACACTTTCTACGGCGAGATCCTGACAGCGGTGGAGCGCGAACTGCGCCGCCATCGCTATCATCTCCACTTTGCTACCGTGGAGGATGAGGCGCTCCCTGCCCTGATCAAGGAGAACCGTGTCGATGGCCTGCTCTTGGTCGGCTGCGATCTGCCAGCCTCCCTGATCCAGACATTGAAAGAGCGCCGCTTCCCACTGGTGCTGGTCGATAACCACATGCCCGGGGTAGACAGTGTCTTCACCGACAACATCGGTGGTGCCTTCCAGGCCACGACACATCTAATCCGCCTGGGACATCGTCGAATCGCTTTCATCACAGAGACCATGGATAACCTGAGCTTTCGGGAGCGGTTTGAAGGCTACCGCCAAGCGCTTGAAGCCCATGGCATATCTTTCGACCCCGCACTGGTGGCAGAGGGAGAGCGAGGCCTCGAAGGAGGGTTCCTGGCAA
The genomic region above belongs to Thermoflexus sp. and contains:
- a CDS encoding LacI family DNA-binding transcriptional regulator translates to MSRPTLKAIAKRAGVSVATVSRALSGRGRVEEATRERILRIAEELGYAPDMAARSLVLRRTENIGFLIHALQSLSPHTFYGEILTAVERELRRHRYHLHFATVEDEALPALIKENRVDGLLLVGCDLPASLIQTLKERRFPLVLVDNHMPGVDSVFTDNIGGAFQATTHLIRLGHRRIAFITETMDNLSFRERFEGYRQALEAHGISFDPALVAEGERGLEGGFLATRTLLQRARPTALIAANDPTAASAIRAIRAHGLRIPEDIAVVGFDDDPLAAHTDPPLTTMRVFRSKMAVLAVARLLDLMKNPEQPAIHVRIETQLVVRESCGGSLTPS